The DNA window tattatttattcattttactTAAATTTGACCTATAAAATATTAGTGTTCCTGTATTGTTCTATTCTACTTAATGTAACTTCTTGAATTGTTGAAATGGTTAATCATTATTGCTCATGGCATTCCAAtccattttaaaataaaattttaatattttacacTTGATTACTGAATTAAAACTGGATGAAACCTTCTTATAAATGTAATACATGACCGAATTGTAAGTCGCACATATTGGTATGAATATAACACAAAAGttggaaataatttttttagtagaataaaattttaaaaataaaactattgaCAAATACAATTGATATGGTGTACGGACGTAATCCCTACTATCAAACTATTGACAAATACAATTAAAAGTAGTTATTTATTTTACCTTTTTAGttacctttttatttattttaagggCACCAAGATTTGTAGATTGAAGCTAATCTAAAAGTTCAAGAAACTTGTCTTAACTTCTGCTTGATTAACTATCAAGAATTCAACTAATCCTCTTTGGCATTTGGGGGTTGCAAAGCATTGCAGACAAACATACGCagtaaaaaacaaaaagaaatatctTGACAatcaaaagaaaacaaattagATAACTTAATCAAGAAATTCCTTGGTCACCCATCCCAAAATATTACTGTATTAATAAACCTCACTAGTTTCCAAAGAGAAAAACAAATTCTTATTCTCACTTGTTAATCAAGATTAAAACCTACCACGTCATGCCACGTGGACCTCAACTGTACACCCTGGACCACAGTCGTTACATTCATTATCTTTAATTATAATTCCTCATtactgttattttattttttaaaattattttaattaagcCTAAAACCCATTATTTTGAGTTtggtttttccttttttattacAAAGCACCCATCGTCGTTTACTTTTTATCACCTTCTACGCAGATCCCTCTCTCTCACCTCCACTTTCTTCTTTCACAGAGATTCAAAGCTGAAGTCCCTCTATAAAAATGTGTTCAAATCTTTGAAATTTTTGGGTTTTTCCTCGCTTCCTTTTTTGTATTGAAACAAGGTTTTCAGCTGCTGCGGAGCAAtacaagaaaaagaaacagAGATTTTGTGTGTTTAAACGGAAATGGGAGTTTGCACTTCTAAACCCAAACCCTGTCAAGAGCTCAATTTCCATTCATCAGATGAAATCAGCGATAATTATGCTCCGGGGCAGAATAACGATGAACAGCCAGTTCCGGCGAAGAATAGCGGCGAGAATGCGGGAAGTCCTGGAAACCTCGAGAAGAAAAAGGGCGAAGAAGCGGGAAAAAAGTCTCCGTTCTTCCCCTTCTACAGCCCGAGCCCAGCTCATTATCTCTTCTCCAAGAAGTCTCCGGCGAGATCTCCGGCGCCCGGGAGTGGGACGCCGAGGAGGTTTTTCAAGAGGCCGTTTCCGCCGCCGTCTCCGGCAAAGCACATCAAGGCGGTGCTGGCGCGGCGGCACGGCTCGGTGAAGCCGAATGAGGCGGCGATACCCGAGGGGAAGGAGGTGGAAGGGGCGGGTTTGGAAAAAAGCTTCGGCTTTTCGAAGAATTTCTATAGCAAATATGAGGTTGGGGAAGAAGTTGGGCGAGGGCATTTTGGGTTCACTTGTAAGGCCAAGTTCAAGAAGGGGGAGCTCAAGGGCCAGGAAGTTGCTGTTAAGGTCATACCTAAAGCCAAGGTGAGATTTTGTTTTGGTGATCTggtgtttttttaaatcttgaTGGGATTTTGTTTTGTGGAGATCTGTTGAATTCAGAAAGGGGTTATATTTTGTGAAAGAGGTTATGTTATGGAAGATGgttgaaataaattaattttaatattggaTGATGAGGTCTGGAAATAGTTTTATGGAGATGAAAGATAAATGTCCGGATCTTGCATGCCATTTTTCAAACTGTTTGAGATCCTAATGACAGTGTTTATTGACGAATTTGTCTGATGTTGGTTGCTGGTTTGTGTTTCTAGATGACCACAGCTATAGCTATAGAAGATGTGAGAAAGGAAGTGAAGATATTGAGAGCTTTGACAGGGCACATCAATCTCATCCAATTTTTTGATGCTTATGAAGATCATGACAATGTTTATGTAGTCATGGAGTAAGTTATGCTTGCCTTTGTGTTTGATTATTCTCTTATTTGCTTATAATGTGTAGAAGCATGATTTCGAGTTTTACTTAATTTCTCAGGTTATGCGAAGGAGGTGAACTTTTAGATAAAATACTTTCAAGGTATCAATTTGTACGAACTTATTTTGTTTTGAGAGGGCAATCTACTGTAACTCTGGCTGTTTTGAGCTTGAATATTCATGTGAGATGGCATCACCTATAATAGGTTATGTTTCCTATTGGTTCAGGGGTGGCAAGTATACCGAAGATGATGCAAAGTTGGTGATGATACAAATACTGAATGTTGTTTCGTTCTGCCATCTCCAGGGAGTGGTACATCGGGATCTTAAACCTGAGGTAGGAGCTTCAACCGTGTGTCTTGAGTTACAAATGGTTTATTGGAAGCCTAGATTGCCTTCTCGTGTTATTATAGTGTCTCAACAAACAGTTGGAGCTGAATGTTCTTTTTTAGCATGTTTGACTTACTAAtgaaatactactatttataGTATTCTCTAACTGGTCCACCATGCCTCTTGACCAGAATTTCTTGTTTACATCTAAAGAAGAAGACTCAACATTGAAGGCCATTGATTTTGGATTATCAGATTTTGTGAAACCAGGTTTGTCCGAATTGTTCTTCTCATAAAATTTGTGGTGGAAGTGATGATTGACACGTTAGATTGACATTGATTCATTTCTTTATAGATGAAAGGCTTAATGATATCGTTGGCAGTGCATACTATGTAGCTCCTGAAGTTTTACATAGGGCATACAGTACTGAGGCTGATGTTTGGAGCATTGGTGTTATTGCTTATATATTGTTATGTGGGAGCCGGCCATTTTGGGCTCGAACTGAATCTGGCATCTTTCGTGCTGTTGTTAAAGCTGAACCAACTTATGAGGAACAACCTTGGCCAACTTTGTCCTCTGAGGCAACAGATTTTGTCA is part of the Salvia splendens isolate huo1 chromosome 6, SspV2, whole genome shotgun sequence genome and encodes:
- the LOC121809286 gene encoding CDPK-related protein kinase-like, coding for MGVCTSKPKPCQELNFHSSDEISDNYAPGQNNDEQPVPAKNSGENAGSPGNLEKKKGEEAGKKSPFFPFYSPSPAHYLFSKKSPARSPAPGSGTPRRFFKRPFPPPSPAKHIKAVLARRHGSVKPNEAAIPEGKEVEGAGLEKSFGFSKNFYSKYEVGEEVGRGHFGFTCKAKFKKGELKGQEVAVKVIPKAKMTTAIAIEDVRKEVKILRALTGHINLIQFFDAYEDHDNVYVVMELCEGGELLDKILSRGGKYTEDDAKLVMIQILNVVSFCHLQGVVHRDLKPENFLFTSKEEDSTLKAIDFGLSDFVKPDERLNDIVGSAYYVAPEVLHRAYSTEADVWSIGVIAYILLCGSRPFWARTESGIFRAVVKAEPTYEEQPWPTLSSEATDFVKRLLNKDPRKRMSAAQAMCHPWLRNTSDVKAPLDILIFKLMKTYMRSSPLRKAALQALSKTLTADELFYLREQFALLEPNKNGTICINNIKTALKKNATDAMNESRIFDFLASLNALQYRRMDFEEFCAAALSVYQLEALDRWEQHARCAYELFDKDGNRTIMIEELASELGLSPSVPVHAVLHDWIRHTDGKLSFLGFVKLLHGVSSRALAKPH